Proteins encoded in a region of the Pseudomonas syringae KCTC 12500 genome:
- a CDS encoding aldehyde dehydrogenase family protein, with translation MTTVTGNTHAISINPATGEQISHYAFESAAALDQSLSRAAAGFAGWKRTPVQQRAQLIVAMGQALRDDVDNIARMISQEMGKPVAQAKGEVEKCAQLCDWYAAQGPAMLVAEATQVEHDKARIEYRPLGPILAVMPWNFPIWQVLRGAIPTLLAGNTYVLKHAPNVMGCAYLMLEAFKRAGFPEGVFEVINVSPEGVSSAIADPRIAAVTLTGSVRAGQAIGAQAGAALKKCVLELGGSDPFIVLNDADLDQAVKAAVIGRFQNTGQVCAAAKRLIIEQGVVEEFTRRFVEQTRQLVTGDPLSSETYIGPMARFDLRDELDAQVQDTLTEGATLLLGGKKAEGQGNYYQPTVLGDVTDKMTSFRQELFGPVASIITARDAQHALELANNSDFGLTATIYTRDLKQAERMTEELETGGVFINGYSASDPRVSFGGVKKSGFGRELSHFGVREFCNAQTVWRDRQ, from the coding sequence ATGACTACTGTCACCGGCAACACCCATGCAATCTCGATCAATCCTGCCACCGGCGAGCAAATCAGCCACTACGCCTTTGAATCCGCCGCCGCGCTGGATCAAAGCCTGTCGCGGGCGGCTGCCGGGTTTGCCGGCTGGAAGCGCACGCCGGTTCAGCAACGTGCGCAATTGATCGTCGCCATGGGTCAGGCCCTGCGCGATGACGTCGACAACATCGCACGCATGATCAGCCAGGAAATGGGCAAGCCCGTTGCCCAGGCCAAAGGCGAGGTAGAGAAATGCGCGCAGTTGTGCGACTGGTACGCGGCGCAAGGCCCGGCGATGCTGGTGGCCGAAGCGACTCAGGTCGAGCATGACAAGGCGCGGATCGAATACCGTCCACTGGGCCCGATTCTCGCGGTAATGCCGTGGAATTTCCCGATCTGGCAAGTGCTGCGCGGTGCGATTCCGACCCTGCTGGCCGGTAATACGTACGTGCTCAAGCACGCGCCCAACGTAATGGGCTGCGCTTACCTGATGCTTGAGGCGTTCAAGCGTGCCGGTTTTCCGGAGGGTGTGTTCGAAGTCATCAACGTGAGCCCGGAAGGCGTTTCAAGCGCCATTGCCGACCCACGCATCGCAGCGGTCACCCTGACCGGCAGCGTGCGTGCTGGCCAAGCCATCGGCGCCCAGGCCGGTGCGGCACTGAAGAAGTGCGTGCTGGAACTCGGCGGTTCCGACCCGTTCATCGTGCTAAATGACGCGGACCTGGATCAGGCTGTGAAGGCGGCGGTGATTGGCCGCTTCCAGAACACCGGGCAGGTCTGTGCAGCGGCCAAGCGTCTGATCATCGAGCAAGGCGTGGTCGAGGAGTTCACCCGCAGGTTCGTCGAGCAAACGCGTCAACTGGTAACGGGCGATCCTCTTTCCAGCGAAACCTACATTGGCCCCATGGCGCGCTTCGATCTGCGCGACGAGCTGGATGCCCAGGTACAGGACACGCTCACCGAAGGCGCCACGCTGTTGCTGGGCGGCAAAAAGGCCGAAGGCCAGGGCAATTATTATCAGCCTACCGTGCTCGGTGACGTCACCGATAAGATGACTTCGTTCCGGCAAGAGCTGTTCGGCCCTGTAGCGTCGATCATCACCGCGCGTGACGCACAGCACGCCCTGGAGCTGGCCAATAACAGCGACTTCGGCCTGACCGCGACGATTTATACCCGCGACCTGAAACAGGCCGAGCGCATGACCGAGGAACTGGAAACCGGCGGTGTGTTCATCAACGGCTACAGCGCTTCAGACCCGCGCGTGAGCTTCGGCGGCGTGAAGAAAAGCGGCTTTGGTCGTGAGCTGTCGCACTTCGGTGTACGCGAGTTCTGCAATGCGCAGACCGTATGGCGGGATCGTCAGTGA
- a CDS encoding nucleotidyltransferase family protein: MSSIDSQIPEVFALVLAAGRSRRFAGDKRQALLPSGRTLLTASLENAQNAFGKTAVVLRPDDQADALGIASNVTIIRSENAQLGMGHSLASAVAAVMDSSADAVAIVLADMPWIQPQTLHDLARMADPQRIVLPMHEGQRGHPVIIGRRFWPALLKLEGDQGAKALIINNPEACDLLHCDDPGILRDADTPSALAQACRQHLTLRHD, from the coding sequence TTGAGCAGCATAGACAGCCAGATCCCCGAAGTGTTCGCCCTGGTCCTCGCAGCGGGCCGCAGCAGGCGCTTTGCTGGTGACAAACGACAGGCGCTTCTGCCGAGCGGTCGAACACTGCTCACGGCAAGCCTGGAAAACGCGCAAAATGCATTCGGCAAAACGGCGGTGGTATTGCGCCCTGACGACCAGGCGGATGCGCTGGGGATTGCCTCGAACGTCACGATCATCCGCAGCGAAAACGCCCAACTGGGGATGGGCCACAGCCTGGCAAGCGCGGTTGCGGCAGTGATGGACTCCTCTGCCGATGCGGTTGCCATTGTTCTTGCTGACATGCCCTGGATACAGCCGCAGACATTGCATGACCTGGCCAGAATGGCCGATCCCCAGCGCATCGTCCTGCCCATGCACGAGGGCCAACGCGGCCATCCGGTGATCATCGGCCGCCGGTTCTGGCCAGCGCTGCTCAAGCTGGAAGGCGACCAGGGCGCGAAGGCCCTGATCATCAACAACCCCGAGGCGTGTGACCTACTGCATTGCGATGATCCTGGCATCCTGCGCGATGCCGACACCCCGTCAGCGCTGGCACAAGCCTGCCGGCAACACCTTACACTTCGGCACGACTGA
- a CDS encoding (2Fe-2S)-binding protein, with translation MTEPKKHKETAVDSSAVQPSRRNFLKFGASGIAAATLSTWIPSDGLLQAAPLAPAAPVVEDSDAPAAGEQRIQLKVNGQVHTLNVPANAVLLDVLRDRLQLTGTKKGCDHGQCGACTLLVNGLAINSCLSIAVQHQGDSITTIEGLAENGKLHPVQEAFWEHDAYQCGYCTSGQIMSAVAILKDPNIASDDASVREAMSGNICRCGAYKNILSAVQSARSKMGGAA, from the coding sequence ATGACCGAACCCAAGAAGCACAAGGAAACTGCTGTCGACAGCAGCGCCGTGCAGCCCTCGCGCCGAAACTTTCTCAAGTTTGGTGCCTCCGGCATTGCTGCGGCCACGCTGTCTACCTGGATCCCGTCCGACGGCCTGCTGCAGGCTGCGCCTCTGGCACCTGCGGCCCCCGTGGTCGAAGACAGTGACGCGCCCGCAGCGGGTGAGCAACGCATCCAGTTGAAGGTCAACGGCCAGGTTCATACCCTGAACGTGCCAGCCAATGCCGTTCTGCTCGACGTGCTGCGTGACCGTCTGCAACTGACGGGCACCAAGAAGGGCTGCGACCACGGCCAGTGCGGCGCTTGCACGCTGCTGGTCAACGGCCTGGCAATCAACTCCTGTCTGTCGATCGCCGTTCAGCATCAGGGCGACAGCATTACCACCATCGAAGGGCTGGCCGAGAACGGCAAGCTGCACCCGGTACAGGAAGCGTTCTGGGAACACGACGCTTACCAATGCGGTTATTGCACCTCCGGACAGATCATGAGCGCAGTTGCGATTCTCAAAGACCCGAACATTGCGTCCGATGACGCCAGCGTCAGAGAGGCCATGAGCGGCAATATCTGCCGTTGCGGTGCCTACAAGAACATTCTGTCTGCCGTGCAATCTGCGCGCTCGAAAATGGGAGGTGCTGCCTGA
- a CDS encoding flavin reductase family protein → MDNHIRPVELEKAYRLLNHGPTVLVSSSHEGTHNVMAAAWACALDFSPPKVTLVIDKMTKTRELVEKSGYFALQVPNLDQLQMTFDVGTQSKVFTPDKLDKANVDLFRIDGHDSPLVAGCSAWLICQVIPEPHNQQTYDLFIGEVVGAWADTRVFKDGHWEFEKADPKWRSLHYIAGGHFYTIGEPAVVETGDE, encoded by the coding sequence GTGGACAATCATATTCGTCCTGTCGAGCTGGAAAAAGCCTACCGTTTGCTCAACCACGGGCCGACCGTGCTGGTCTCATCCAGCCACGAGGGCACGCATAATGTCATGGCTGCGGCCTGGGCCTGTGCGCTGGACTTCTCGCCCCCCAAGGTGACGCTGGTCATCGACAAGATGACCAAGACCCGTGAGCTGGTGGAGAAGAGTGGCTACTTTGCCCTGCAGGTGCCCAACCTGGATCAATTGCAGATGACCTTCGACGTCGGCACCCAGAGCAAGGTCTTCACCCCGGACAAGCTGGACAAGGCCAATGTGGATCTGTTCCGCATCGACGGTCACGACTCGCCGCTGGTCGCAGGCTGCTCGGCGTGGCTGATCTGTCAGGTCATTCCCGAGCCGCACAATCAGCAGACTTACGACCTGTTCATTGGCGAAGTGGTGGGCGCATGGGCTGATACCCGTGTGTTCAAAGACGGGCACTGGGAATTTGAAAAAGCCGATCCGAAATGGCGCAGCCTGCATTACATCGCGGGCGGGCATTTCTACACGATTGGTGAGCCTGCGGTGGTAGAAACAGGCGACGAGTAA
- a CDS encoding xanthine dehydrogenase family protein molybdopterin-binding subunit — MSENIIGVPQRRIDGGKKVSGQARYAADHPMGKMLYAYGVYSTIANGRVVAIKDQQAKAMPGVVDIFHHDNFPSLHRTPNTKLSFAKMLSASKADEHRLPFEDDRVYYPGQFVALVVAESFEQARAAAYRVTVEYDQRPAVKDLAEGMRVNGARDGGAGHNRGNPDSAFEGAKVKVDQTYTTPVEVHNPMEMHASTAWWQDGKLFVYESTQGVVNHRNLLANVFDLSPDQVEVRAPFIGSGFGGKLWPWPHSVAACAAAKVTGRPVQLVLPRAQMFTTVGHRPETRQRLRLATDASGKLVSIRHESFNNTSMLDDYTENCGGVTKSLYACDNVLVSHKISPINRGTPTSMRSPGAAPGLFALESAIDEMALASGMDPLAFRKLNLSDKDQSAGLPWSSNHLPEAIDKAAERFGWHARKAEVGSMREGDEIIGYGMGACNWEAYQVPTDARVILRSDGTALAQCGLQDIGTGTYTIVAQTVSQLTGIPMERVEVELGSSSFPAGPVSGGSWVTASVMPAIAGATREALHKLRQYAVSKDAVFAGQDAEAIKVENGQLVMGEQRASFVDVLNGQRLSRAEGTFQSGMPEAGKYSFRSFGVHFVEVRWDPGISSLRVSRVVSAIDVGKVVNPLAARNQVEGAIVMGIGMALFEAGEYDPRSGMPVNNNYAEYVVPVHADQPDIDVLLLDYPDYNLGEFGARGIGEIGVTGLAAAVANAVYHATGKRVRSLPISKEKLMAGL; from the coding sequence ATGAGCGAAAACATCATTGGTGTGCCGCAGCGTCGTATCGACGGCGGCAAGAAAGTCAGTGGTCAGGCGCGCTATGCCGCAGACCATCCGATGGGCAAGATGCTTTACGCCTATGGCGTCTACAGCACCATCGCCAACGGGCGCGTGGTAGCCATAAAGGATCAGCAGGCCAAGGCGATGCCTGGCGTGGTCGATATCTTTCACCACGACAACTTCCCCTCGCTGCACCGTACTCCTAATACCAAACTGAGCTTTGCCAAGATGCTCTCGGCCAGCAAGGCGGACGAGCATCGCCTGCCGTTCGAGGATGACCGCGTCTATTATCCTGGCCAGTTCGTGGCCCTTGTGGTGGCTGAGAGCTTCGAGCAGGCGAGGGCCGCGGCCTATCGCGTGACGGTTGAGTATGACCAGCGTCCGGCGGTCAAGGACCTTGCCGAAGGCATGCGCGTCAATGGCGCCCGCGATGGCGGTGCAGGGCACAATCGCGGCAATCCGGACAGCGCCTTCGAGGGCGCAAAAGTGAAGGTCGATCAGACTTACACCACGCCGGTAGAAGTGCATAACCCGATGGAAATGCACGCCAGCACCGCCTGGTGGCAGGACGGCAAGCTGTTTGTCTATGAAAGCACTCAGGGCGTGGTCAATCACCGCAACCTACTGGCCAACGTCTTTGACCTTTCCCCCGACCAGGTGGAAGTGCGTGCGCCCTTCATAGGCTCGGGCTTTGGCGGCAAGCTGTGGCCGTGGCCGCATTCGGTCGCCGCGTGCGCCGCTGCTAAAGTCACCGGGCGCCCGGTGCAACTGGTGTTGCCGCGTGCGCAGATGTTCACCACCGTAGGCCACCGTCCGGAAACTCGCCAGCGCCTGCGTCTGGCCACCGATGCGAGCGGCAAGCTGGTGTCGATTCGTCACGAGTCGTTCAACAACACCTCGATGCTCGATGACTACACCGAAAACTGCGGCGGCGTGACCAAAAGCCTGTATGCCTGCGATAACGTGCTGGTCAGCCACAAGATCAGCCCCATCAATCGCGGTACGCCGACCTCCATGCGCTCGCCGGGCGCGGCCCCGGGCCTGTTTGCACTGGAGTCGGCCATTGATGAAATGGCCCTGGCCAGTGGCATGGACCCTCTGGCATTCCGCAAGCTGAACCTCTCTGACAAGGATCAGAGCGCAGGGCTGCCGTGGTCCAGTAACCACCTGCCCGAAGCCATCGACAAGGCCGCCGAACGGTTTGGCTGGCACGCGCGCAAGGCTGAAGTCGGTTCAATGCGCGAAGGCGATGAAATCATTGGTTACGGCATGGGCGCCTGCAATTGGGAAGCCTATCAGGTGCCTACCGATGCGCGGGTCATTCTGCGTTCCGACGGCACGGCGCTGGCTCAGTGTGGCTTGCAGGACATCGGCACCGGCACGTACACCATCGTCGCGCAGACCGTCAGCCAGTTGACCGGCATTCCCATGGAGCGCGTCGAAGTGGAACTGGGCAGCTCGTCGTTCCCGGCAGGCCCGGTGTCCGGCGGCTCATGGGTGACCGCCAGCGTGATGCCGGCAATTGCCGGCGCCACCCGCGAAGCGTTGCATAAGCTGCGCCAGTACGCCGTCAGCAAGGATGCAGTGTTCGCCGGGCAGGACGCCGAAGCGATCAAGGTCGAGAACGGTCAACTGGTCATGGGTGAGCAACGGGCGAGCTTCGTCGATGTCCTGAACGGCCAGCGTTTATCGCGTGCCGAGGGCACTTTTCAAAGCGGCATGCCCGAGGCGGGCAAGTACTCATTCCGCTCGTTCGGTGTGCATTTTGTCGAGGTGCGCTGGGACCCGGGTATTTCCAGCCTGCGCGTCTCGCGGGTGGTCAGCGCCATTGACGTGGGCAAAGTGGTCAACCCGCTGGCGGCACGCAATCAGGTGGAAGGCGCGATTGTGATGGGCATCGGCATGGCCTTGTTCGAGGCCGGTGAATACGATCCGCGCAGCGGCATGCCGGTCAATAACAACTATGCCGAGTACGTGGTACCGGTGCATGCGGATCAACCGGACATCGACGTCTTGCTGCTTGATTATCCGGACTACAACCTGGGTGAATTCGGCGCACGAGGCATCGGCGAGATCGGTGTGACCGGGCTGGCCGCAGCAGTGGCCAATGCGGTGTATCACGCGACGGGCAAACGGGTGCGCAGCCTGCCGATCAGCAAGGAAAAACTGATGGCAGGGTTGTAA
- a CDS encoding XdhC family protein has product MKQLDLQVVQQARDWLASGKAVWLCTVLSTFGSAPRGPGAMLVALGSGEHRGSLSGGCVEEDFLERVAVGQFEPVNQVVRYGDGGFAPTRALPCGGVLDVLIEFIAPGPEADAHLAAIEQALAGRELVSRQVQLGGVQRSIGPATMGESRVQVDGESISIRMGAVYRVLLAGLSPVAEFCASFAVAMGYEVIVCDPRVEVTSGFSMPGVEVRGVLPAVFIAEGGCHSSTAVLALTHDPKLDDLSMLEAVRTEAFYIGAMGSMRTSSKRLERLGRIGGLDAQVLDRIHAPIGLNLGSKTPSEIAIAVMADILRVANGVSRAEV; this is encoded by the coding sequence ATGAAACAGCTTGACTTGCAGGTTGTACAACAGGCACGGGACTGGCTGGCCAGCGGCAAGGCCGTTTGGTTGTGTACGGTTCTTTCCACATTCGGTTCGGCCCCGCGCGGGCCGGGTGCGATGCTGGTGGCGCTGGGCAGCGGCGAGCATCGTGGCTCTCTGTCGGGTGGTTGCGTGGAAGAGGACTTTCTCGAGCGCGTTGCCGTGGGGCAGTTCGAGCCGGTCAATCAGGTGGTTCGCTACGGCGACGGCGGTTTTGCGCCGACGCGGGCCTTGCCGTGCGGCGGTGTGCTGGATGTGCTGATCGAGTTCATCGCGCCAGGGCCTGAAGCCGATGCACATCTGGCGGCCATCGAGCAGGCGCTCGCCGGACGCGAGTTGGTCAGCAGGCAGGTGCAACTGGGCGGCGTGCAGAGATCGATTGGGCCTGCGACGATGGGCGAGTCGCGTGTGCAGGTCGATGGCGAAAGCATCAGTATCCGCATGGGCGCGGTGTATCGCGTGCTGCTCGCCGGTCTGTCGCCGGTGGCAGAGTTCTGCGCCAGTTTTGCCGTTGCCATGGGTTATGAGGTGATCGTCTGTGACCCTCGTGTCGAGGTCACATCGGGGTTTTCAATGCCGGGTGTCGAGGTGCGCGGCGTGCTGCCTGCGGTGTTTATTGCCGAGGGCGGCTGCCACAGTTCGACGGCCGTACTGGCGCTGACGCACGATCCGAAGCTTGATGATCTGAGCATGCTCGAGGCGGTACGTACCGAGGCGTTCTACATCGGCGCGATGGGCTCGATGCGCACCAGCAGCAAACGTCTGGAGCGTCTGGGGCGGATTGGCGGGCTTGACGCTCAGGTCCTGGACCGGATCCACGCGCCCATCGGCCTGAACCTGGGCAGCAAGACACCTTCCGAGATCGCCATTGCGGTGATGGCTGACATCCTGCGGGTGGCCAACGGTGTCAGTCGTGCCGAAGTGTAA
- a CDS encoding FAD binding domain-containing protein has product MRTFDYARAASPAQAFSTASGEGQRFYLAGGTTLLDLVKLDVMQPQQLVDINHLAFKQVESLPDGRLRIGALVSNTDLASHPLVQQRYPVLSEAILAGASTQLRNKATTAGNLMQRVRCPYFRDGISACNKRQPGSGCAAIGGMNRSVHAVLGTSEHCIATHPSDMCVGMAAIGGQVTVQGANGSRDIPFADFHLLPGDTPEREHALAPHELITHVTLDAPLSGSRSSYLKLRDRTSYQFALASSAVILVMDGKRITDARIALGGVGTKPWRALDAERALIGQRADLDTFAQVAALAMKGSRAYEHNAFKIPLGQQVIVRNLRDLTA; this is encoded by the coding sequence ATGCGAACTTTCGACTACGCTCGCGCCGCTTCGCCCGCGCAGGCTTTCAGCACAGCGTCCGGTGAAGGGCAACGCTTTTATCTGGCCGGTGGCACCACACTGCTGGACCTGGTCAAGCTCGACGTGATGCAACCGCAGCAACTGGTGGACATCAACCATCTGGCGTTTAAGCAGGTCGAGTCGCTGCCTGATGGCCGCCTGCGCATCGGCGCGCTGGTCAGCAACACCGACCTGGCCAGCCACCCGCTGGTGCAGCAGCGCTACCCGGTGTTGTCCGAAGCGATTCTTGCCGGTGCTTCGACCCAATTGCGCAACAAGGCGACCACCGCCGGCAATCTTATGCAGCGTGTGCGCTGCCCGTATTTTCGCGATGGTATTTCAGCCTGTAACAAGCGCCAACCGGGCTCCGGTTGTGCAGCCATTGGCGGGATGAACCGTAGTGTGCACGCAGTGCTGGGCACCAGCGAGCATTGTATTGCCACGCATCCGTCAGACATGTGTGTCGGCATGGCGGCGATCGGCGGGCAGGTTACCGTTCAGGGCGCCAATGGCTCGCGGGATATCCCGTTCGCTGACTTTCATTTGCTGCCTGGTGATACGCCAGAGCGCGAACATGCGCTGGCGCCACACGAGCTCATCACCCATGTGACCCTCGACGCGCCGCTGTCAGGCAGCCGCTCGTCTTACCTGAAGCTGCGCGACCGCACTTCTTACCAGTTCGCCCTGGCGTCCAGCGCGGTGATTCTGGTGATGGACGGCAAACGTATTACCGATGCGCGCATTGCACTGGGCGGTGTGGGCACCAAGCCGTGGCGTGCGCTGGACGCCGAACGTGCGCTGATCGGTCAGCGTGCCGATCTGGACACCTTTGCGCAGGTCGCAGCGCTGGCGATGAAAGGCTCGCGGGCCTATGAACACAACGCCTTCAAGATCCCGCTGGGTCAGCAGGTCATCGTCCGCAACCTTCGTGACCTCACGGCCTAG
- the ptrR gene encoding putrescine utilization regulator PtrR, with the protein MDLVQLEIFKAVAEHGSISAAAQHIHRVPSNLTTRIKQLEQDLGVDLFIREKHRLRLSPAGWNFLDYTRRILDLVQEARSAVSGEEPQGPFALGSLESTAAVRIPALLAAYNQQNAKVELDLSTGPSGTMIDGVLAGRLVAAFVDGPVQHPSLDGVPVFEEEMVIIAPLNHAPVKRGRDVSGESIYAFRANCSYRHHFERWFTDDAAVPGKIHEMESYHGMLACVSAGAGLALMPRSMLESMPGCATVSIWPLSEKFRYLHTWLIWRRGTVSRSLTRFVELLEQRSEPENV; encoded by the coding sequence ATGGATCTGGTTCAGCTGGAGATCTTCAAGGCGGTGGCTGAACACGGCAGCATCAGCGCCGCCGCGCAGCACATCCACCGGGTGCCCTCGAACCTGACCACGCGCATCAAGCAGCTGGAGCAGGATCTGGGCGTCGACCTGTTCATTCGCGAGAAGCACCGCTTGCGCCTGTCTCCCGCAGGCTGGAATTTTCTCGACTACACGCGACGCATCCTGGATCTGGTGCAGGAAGCGCGCTCCGCCGTTTCCGGGGAGGAGCCACAGGGGCCTTTTGCACTGGGGTCGCTGGAAAGCACGGCTGCGGTCAGGATTCCTGCGCTGCTGGCCGCCTACAACCAGCAGAACGCCAAGGTCGAGCTGGACCTGTCCACCGGCCCGTCCGGAACCATGATCGACGGCGTGCTGGCCGGTCGACTGGTCGCTGCGTTCGTCGACGGGCCGGTGCAGCATCCATCGCTTGACGGCGTGCCGGTCTTCGAAGAGGAAATGGTCATCATCGCGCCGCTCAATCATGCACCGGTCAAGCGCGGGCGGGATGTCAGCGGAGAGAGTATCTATGCGTTTCGTGCCAACTGCTCGTACCGCCATCACTTTGAACGCTGGTTCACCGATGACGCGGCAGTGCCGGGCAAGATCCACGAAATGGAGTCCTACCACGGCATGCTCGCCTGCGTCAGCGCCGGTGCCGGGCTGGCGCTGATGCCGCGCAGCATGCTGGAAAGTATGCCCGGCTGCGCCACGGTCAGTATCTGGCCGCTGTCCGAGAAGTTTCGCTACCTGCACACCTGGCTGATCTGGCGCCGCGGCACGGTGTCACGCAGCCTGACCCGCTTCGTCGAGTTGCTGGAACAGCGCAGCGAGCCAGAAAACGTTTAA
- the mqo gene encoding malate dehydrogenase (quinone): MFKKVNTALLGLAISMGLMPVQAAETKKVDVLLVGGGIMSATLAVWLNELEPSWSMEMVERLDGVAEESSNGWNNAGTGHSALAELNYTPEDKNGNVDISKAIEINEAFQISRQFWSWQVKTGVLKDPRSFINSTPHMSFVWGDNNIQFLRKRYAALQASPLFSGMQYSEDHEQIKKWVPLMMEGRDPAQKLAVTWSPIGTDVNFGEITRQFVSNLKAKQNFNLQLSSEVEDINHNDDGTWRVKYKNLKDGTVTETDTKFLFIGAGGAALHLLQESGIPEAKEYGGFPVGGSWLVTDNQTLAMQHMGKAYGIASTGAPPMSVPHLDTRVLDGKRVILFGPFATFSTKFLKNGSYFDLLTSTTTHNVWPMTRVGIEQYPLIEYLAGQVMMSDDDRFAALKEYFPNAKKEDWRLMQAGQRVQIIKRDEEKGGVLKLGTEIVASKDGSIAGLLGASPGASTAAPIMLGVLEKVFKDKVATPEWQAKLHQIVPSYGTKLNNNPDRVAEEWAYTAEVLQLTPPPPVNKTGNAPTAAPAAQPAKSNPASDMAL, encoded by the coding sequence ATGTTTAAGAAAGTGAACACGGCCCTCCTGGGTCTGGCCATTTCCATGGGCCTGATGCCCGTGCAGGCGGCTGAAACCAAGAAAGTCGACGTACTGCTCGTCGGCGGCGGCATCATGAGTGCAACCCTCGCTGTCTGGCTCAACGAGCTGGAGCCAAGCTGGTCGATGGAAATGGTCGAGCGTCTCGACGGCGTCGCCGAAGAAAGCTCCAACGGCTGGAACAACGCCGGTACCGGTCACTCGGCGCTCGCCGAACTGAACTACACCCCCGAAGACAAGAACGGCAACGTCGACATCTCCAAGGCCATCGAGATCAACGAAGCGTTCCAGATCTCCCGTCAGTTCTGGTCCTGGCAGGTCAAGACCGGCGTTCTGAAGGACCCGCGTTCGTTCATCAACTCCACACCGCACATGAGCTTTGTGTGGGGCGACAACAACATCCAGTTCCTGCGCAAGCGTTACGCAGCATTGCAAGCCAGCCCGCTGTTCAGCGGCATGCAGTACTCCGAAGACCACGAGCAGATCAAGAAGTGGGTCCCGTTGATGATGGAAGGTCGTGACCCGGCGCAGAAGCTGGCCGTGACCTGGAGCCCGATCGGCACCGACGTCAACTTCGGCGAGATCACCCGCCAGTTCGTCTCCAATCTGAAAGCCAAGCAGAATTTCAATCTGCAGTTGTCGAGCGAAGTCGAAGACATCAACCACAACGACGACGGCACCTGGCGCGTCAAGTACAAGAACCTGAAAGACGGCACCGTTACCGAAACCGACACCAAGTTCCTGTTCATCGGTGCCGGCGGTGCAGCTCTGCATCTGCTGCAGGAATCCGGTATTCCTGAAGCCAAGGAATACGGCGGCTTCCCGGTCGGCGGTTCGTGGCTTGTCACTGACAACCAGACCTTGGCCATGCAGCACATGGGCAAGGCCTACGGTATCGCGTCGACTGGCGCGCCACCCATGTCGGTTCCGCACCTGGACACCCGTGTTCTGGACGGCAAGCGCGTGATCCTGTTTGGCCCATTCGCGACCTTCTCGACCAAGTTCCTGAAAAACGGTTCTTACTTCGACCTGCTGACCAGCACCACCACGCATAACGTGTGGCCGATGACTCGCGTCGGTATCGAACAGTACCCGCTGATCGAATACCTCGCCGGTCAGGTGATGATGTCTGACGACGATCGCTTCGCGGCTCTGAAAGAGTACTTCCCGAACGCCAAGAAAGAAGACTGGCGCCTGATGCAAGCCGGTCAGCGCGTACAGATCATCAAGCGTGACGAAGAGAAAGGCGGCGTTCTGAAGCTGGGTACCGAAATCGTTGCTTCCAAGGACGGCAGCATTGCCGGCCTGCTGGGTGCTTCGCCAGGTGCCTCGACTGCAGCGCCGATCATGCTGGGCGTGCTTGAGAAAGTCTTCAAGGACAAGGTAGCGACTCCGGAATGGCAGGCAAAACTGCACCAGATCGTGCCTAGCTACGGCACCAAGCTGAACAACAATCCGGACCGTGTTGCCGAGGAATGGGCGTACACCGCCGAAGTCCTGCAACTGACTCCACCACCGCCGGTGAACAAGACAGGTAATGCTCCAACTGCTGCACCTGCTGCTCAGCCAGCGAAAAGCAATCCAGCCAGTGACATGGCGCTCTAA